The Malus domestica chromosome 10, GDT2T_hap1 nucleotide sequence GTCTTCATCATATCATGTGCTGTGAATCCATCATGCTTAGCATAAAACACGTGCAGCACTTTGCTCATGTTCCAAAACAAATCTTTGCAAGCTCTCGGAACTACGCTACCCTTCTCGAGCAAAACTAATCTTAGCAATTCTCTCCTCTTGCTGACTATTACATTCTTCATCTCGTTAATGGCCTCTTCCTCGGTAACACCGTTGCCATGAATCATGGCCAAGGACACAGCATTTAGCTTCCCTTCTGCAGATTCCCTCTGCAACGTAGCCAAGAGTTCAGAGTTAACAATTTTAGATGGGATATTATTACTTTTATAGAAGGAGAATGGGGGGATGTTGTCTACCTTAAACCCTTGGATATCATTGAGAAGGCGCCCAGCAGTGCTCATGAGTCGATACAGATGATCAAATTCGGAACTTCCTACAGCCTCCTCTGAAAGCTTAGGCCCAACCAAATAGAGAGCTGGAAGGACAATCGGTCCCAAGGCAAATGATACATATGCATTTTCCATATACTCCTCCATTGTTGGAACCGACTTGTTTTTCAACCACTGGGCTTCCTTGAACATAGACTTGATCAAATCCAACCACTGGAAAATCAAACAGAGCTCATTTCATCCCTTTACTCTCTTTTCATGAAGTCAATGAATAGAAAACTCAAATAACGGTCTTATCATCGACTAGACAGTCACGATAAAGTACCATCAGAATCAATGTTAAGGGAGTGTTCGGGTTATTGTAAGACACTTCGTGAAAGTGAAGTACTTgaaacattttaagtagttcaggAGACAGCTAGTGCTCTAAGAAAAAACATTTTATATgaatcgaaacaacgatgacaaggacaaattaaaatatttcaaCTTACAATCTCTATAACATGACTTGTCACACTGCGTCCTTGCCGCGTGAATGCCCTGGCTCCAATCTCGTTGATTGTGTTCTTGAGTGCTGAAAATATAATTTCAACATTCTCGGAACAACAATCAACACTCACATTCACATCCCACCTGAAGCCCAAATACATGAAAATTTAAGACCTTCAAGTCAGAAACAACTAACAAGGACTAGGAGCACAAGCAGGACTTGTAGCCCAACAATGGATCCAACAGAAATAAGAAACAAATGGGAAAAGGAAACATACTTCTCAACCAATTGTATGAGGTTTATCAGTTCCTCTTCGGAACCTCCAACGTCAAAGAAATCATCGACCACAGTCGTAAGGACTCCATTTTTGGCCCATGATATGCGTGCATCTGATAGTTCGGGAGGAAAAAGGGTTGCAGCAGCAGAGAAGTAACAGTATGCCTGCTTCTGTCTAGCAAAGTTTAGCTTGTCTAATCTGTACTCCTCAACCCACCTACTTAGGTAAAAtcacaaacaaataaattagaATATTCTGCACTTCCTTATACAACTGCACTCTCCTTCACTTATATTATATCAAGATCAGGTGGAAACACTAGTACCAAGAAGCTCGGCTTGGGAGAGAGAGTACTGTACGTACCTAGTAAGATGGTTGAGTTCTTCACGGTGTATAGATTGGCAATTATTGAAGTCATCCACAGCCAGCTTTAGGAAATCTTCATTTCCAATATTCAAACAACTAACATAAGACGAGCGCAAGGAATAATAGGTTATATCCACTGGTCCTTCAGAATAATTCAgaacaaattaaatttttcttaaaaggaagggaaaaggaagaagaggagctgtCAAAGAAAATACTAGAAGTTTACCGATAATACGATTTTAAAATCCTTGTACTATCtgtgttgtaatattttataGCTGTTCTGGTTGACAATCGGCCCAGAATTGCATAGCGAGGAAGTTtaagagcatcatccacctgGAAACAATCAAAAGttgctttaatttatgaactatcTTGGGATTATAGGAGATTAAAGATGTCAGATAAATCAGATAGGCTTAGCATAGAAGGCTACCTCTAGGCCGATATGCTTATTCAGATTATGACCCCGAATTAAAGTATTGGATAACTCCTGCTTCAGAAAATGACTTGTCCAGTGATGTTGTTTCTCTAGAACGGATTCATCTGGATGTATGATGGTTTCTGAAGCTCTAAACAACTCTAAGGCATCATCGATGTCCTTCATATACCCTCCAAGGGAATTGAACAAACGATCTTCTGAATATTGAGTTAATGGATCTAAAAGACAGCATAACTcagttacattttttttttttttgccaaaacatAGTCATGAAAGCCAAGGTACCCAAAATTGAAAATACCTGCAGAAACATCATATCCATTAACACGTAAGAGTCGAAACGCCATTGCACAGGTGGCAGCATCTGATAATATATCTTCATCACCCTGCAGCCAGCTTCTGTTTGTTGGCTAATGTCATGCTTCCCATGgatgaaaactaataaaatctCGAAACTGGGGTATACTTATATGGGAAAAATTACCTGTATGTTTCATCCAGTACACTTCTAATTTCCTCCCTGAAATGTCGATCAATACCCAAATTTTCAAGACTGGCAGCCATAGAAAGGCGGGCATATTTATCTAGAGGATAGACCGTTGGAACTGAAAAAGGTAGGTTGAAAACATTGGAAGCTTTATCCTGATGTAGTACATAAATACACCTAGGAAATTAATGGAAAATGTTGAGTATGAAACCTGCATTCCCAAACTTCTCTAAGAGTGAGCGTAGGTACTTAAGGCAATCAGCATTCTTAAGGTGAGCAAAAGCAGAGGCGGTGGTTGCTGGTGAATTAAACAAGGACCCATTCTTCCTTTGATACTTCATGACCAGGTCCCAATCCTGCGACTTTCCAAATCCTTCTGAAATATATGCTAACAACGTTCTCCACCCCTCTGAGTTGCTTGCATAGCCTCTAAATAATAACATTTTGGAACAGGGATCGTCAATCAGAATCGTTTAGGATGCAAAACAAAAGTATAACTATACTGATACATTTCTATTATTATCACTAGCATATGAACTGATTATATCATGTATATCCATTCCCTTCctatcaaaagaaaagaaaatagtttctTTCCCCTGTGATGAAGGAACAGTTCCTGAGGTTCTAACATACAAAGCCACATAGAAAAAGCTGAGCTCCATGGGATTCACTGCTTAGTGAGAGCAGGatgtaataataaataaattactaCAAGATGGAACCGAacttaaaacaagaaaataaaataaaatgaaaatatacCTTTTCAGCTCAAAGTCTCTTCTGTGAAATAAGGCGTCTAGGGTTGGTGCACCCAAGGGAAGGTTCATCTTCAAATTCCTTGCATACTCAATCATCGCAGGAAACAATATATTAAATCCAACAGGAGATTGTTGTTCTTCATCAGTAGCTGAAGCTACATTTGATTCAATAAAATGTAGCCCTAAAACAACAAGAGGATGTTAAGGTGTTCATGTTTGAAACATTAATGGAGGAAACTTAGCAAGAACCAAGAATAACGGTTATACCCTTGTTAATTTGTTCTTCGCCAACATTCCACTGCTTCAGTGCAAGGATGCAAGCTAAGGTAGATAAGAGAGCATCTTTCGTGAACAAGGGTTGCAAATTAGGAGGACCCCATGAGCCATCATGGAGTTGATTACACAATAACCAGTTTACGCATTCGGGGAAAAAAGGGTCCTTTGGGGAATTTGGAGAAGGGACCATTGCCACCCAAGCAGTGTCATATGAGGAAACCGAGAGATCAACCTTGTCGAACATcttctttattctttctttcGTACCCTCAGAACTCTGCTTCTATTAAAAGAACCAAATTTATATCGTTAACGGTATAAAAGAGTATGTAGGAAATCATAGAACTAGGAGGATTATCTTACCAAAACAGCAGCATTGACCTCCGCTGCCCCATTTAATCTCGACATTGTTAAAGCTGCTTGTGGCAAGAAATAATgtccagattttttttttaaaaaaaaggtacCTATCAAGGAGCAGAAATCCAAGAGGTCAGTGACCCTTCACATGTTTACATCAACACACAAATCAGACTGCCAAACTTGAATGTATCTTCACAAGAAGCCAGTAAACTTGCATATTAATTGCTTACTAACTAAAGAACTTTCTTTTGGTTCTTCTAGTTGCAATCGATCCTATGTTTTCTTCTTCCGCGCAATATTCTAATTAATCTAATCTAAACTACGCGCAGGGGATTCTAACTTGGGAGCACATGCTCTAGTCAACTTGGCTACACGCGTATCTGCAAGCCTAAACGAGTAGGGGATTCCCATAAAATAAAACCCACCTGAGCACTAAGGTCACCAACAATTCAAAAGTACAATTTCACCAACCACTGACAAGTAAAGTTCTAAAATTGGGACATCAATACCATCAAGACACAAGCTTTTTCAAGATAACAAAGATTcaacacaaaataaaaataccCAATTCGAGAAAATCATGCATGATCccaaaaaaacataacaaaaacaaaaccacagAAAAaatggcgagagagagagagagagagagatagacctGGTGAGGGAAAGGTGGAAAGTCTGAGAGTGCTGAGGTGAGAGAAAGacatgcagagagagagagattctgaTAGCTGCAGCAACTCCAGAAAGCTCACTCTCACTCTGGAGAGTCTAACTATAAATATTGGTGGAGAAATGGAAACTGAAAACTGGAATAAAAATGGCACAATATACGCCCAGCAAGAGAGACTAAACGACAAAAAAATTCATCAAGTTAATTGCTGTCTGCGCGTCTTTCGCCTTCCTTCGAACCATTGACATCTACTgctctatatatataattagattTGTTATATCATATTTTACAGCATATTTTTTACATGTCAATGTCCATAATTTTGTCACCTACTCAAAATGTCATTTGACAAATTTCGGAATACCAAATTTGACATGTGTAGTAGGTACTAAGCATCTAGACTTATATTACAACATGTGTATTTTTATTCGACTAATTATGAATATTATTTAATAACTACAATATTACAAAGTATAAAtctaaatatatacatatatatatatatctgtgtaTTATATAATTAGATTTGTTATATCATATCTTACAGCATGTTTTTTACATGTCAATGTCCATAATTTTGTCACCTACTCAAAATGTCATTTGACAAATTTCGGAATACCAAATTTGTTATGTGTAGGTACTAAGCATCTGGacttatattataacatgtgTATTTTTTTCGATTAATCACGAATATTATTTAATAACTACAATATTACAAAGTATAAATTTATTGTTTACTTATTATAAGATGAAATTGTCCTtgtcacaaaaaagaaaattctcCATCTAAAAGACAAATTATAAACAAGAATCTTGTAGcttaaattgcaaaaaaaaaaataaaaaataaaaaacatcacCACCTCTTAAAATTACTCTCCAATATCCTTCCTTTAAAGTTTGGGATACAAAACTCATTTTTAGGGAAATGACTTATCGATATCTGATTTAAGTCAATAACATATGTTTGATTTTGCCACATAACAGTGCATTATTAGTTAAGAATACCATGGTAATATCATTCCACATGGAAGTAAGTCTCACTCCATGTTTAGTTGGCCTTGTGCACCATTAGTCTTTTACCAtgctttgaatttttatttctgaAAATGTGACTTTAGCCCCctcaaattcaattttcttcACATAAAACCAATATAATTTGTTTACTCGAACAAAACTCCATGACTAGGATCCACCTAAACAAATTCATCAATTATGCTAACTTACAAATTTTACATTTCTCGGGTTCCTAAAAAACCCTATCGCATGTACGATGTAGGACGTACACAATGGTGCTatcacacacctatttttacctCTCATACAACTCTCAATTTCCAGTAGtcaaattgaatgaattgaataaaattaatggacaaaaattaacaaggctgcgtgagaaaagaaaatggttgTGTGAATAGCACTGTCCTTAATTCTATGTGGATTGTAAGGGGGACtaacaaaaattttatttttgaacaaacgatattatctacactaagggtgtaggctaagcctcacaatgggttagcaataatgtgattcaaactcGTTTTttgcgagaatcaaacctaagacctcttaattataatttataaatgaagaggaataccagtAGGTCATAGTAGTAAGTGGCAAGGGGAATTAATGCTTTTGCTAaaagaaaaggaggaaaattgtcattaatgttataaattcataggaaaactaatgaaaatggcttgaaaactttgagttttaatgataaggacaaaataaagggtaaagtgaatagtatcaggattgactttttagtgtaaaaatgtggtttttcgttaaagtgaacagtaccaggtgtttttcgttaaagttccctaaattcattgcaTACTAATATCAAATAtgagaatttttattttattttttaaaattgaatgatGTCATCAATTTGATCAAtgattttaataaatattgaaTATTAATACATATTTTCTCAATTAAATAAGGATAATACTTAGGTAGTCACTAGTGAGTACCATATATATTCACTTTCTTATTTGACCCaatcaaaattaattaacacgtctattttttttttaaacaataaaaCGTATGTTAAATATCATTGGGGCAAAACCAAAAAGTGAGTTGAGCATTATCCTGTAAATAATGTTTTGATTACGTTATTTAGTGCAATATCATGTTTTAAatatatcgatatttttatactaagggAAAAGGGAATTCCGCTAAACCACATAATGGACAACcgaatttggtatcgaattcgccatccacgagattcgaacctcagacttctcacttccaaataaagaggaataccaccagaccgtaaTACTGAGTAGCAGTGCAATATCATGTTTTGATTACTCTTTTAAAGAAGTGTAACTTTGGCTTCGGTCCTTGACTAACTAAAATCTTACATcgaaattttattaatttgaataCTTTGATTGAAagacaaaattttaaatttcagtactaattaagaaatttaataacaaaaattattaaACCCTTCCTAAATCATGCAAAGGTTGACAGggatttttaactttttttttcttcctcaaatTGAATAGTAGATTAGCCCATACATGAAGCCCTACGACGGCACATGGGGATGGGTGCATGAGGATGCAAAGAAATATCACGCATcgggaaaataaaaaatcttgcatgagcttataagaAGTTGAGTCTATTATCAATTGATTTGTGAagcttaaatttattttggagtGAAGATAAAGGAGGAAGTGGAAAGGGAAGGTCAGAGGAGTTAAAAGAGAGGAAATTTGCAGGTTCACCAATTTGCATTGACGGCAAATAATACTAATCAAGTTCTGAAGgaccaaaacaaagaaaatctcaTCAAGTTTTGTTCCACAAAAGCTCTAAATGTTAAGCAAAGATGGATTTTATCTAACTAATTGGCCAATTACACAAGAATTTGAAGGCCTTTTTTCTGAGGAGCAGGCACCGCGTTCTTGTTTCCAGGGAAGGCGCTGCGAGAAATGTCTACCAGGGACTTGAAACTGTGTGGTTCGTGCATCGACAGCTCTGACAGAACTTTCCTGTTCAGCTGAATGTTCTCCTTCATCAACCCATGCATGAAGTTTCCATAGTTAACCTGATGACAATAGTAAAACAAGATAATAGGGGGATCAGCATGCACTACAATATATATAACCTGATGACAATAGTAAAACAAGATAATAGGGGGATCAGCATGcactacaatatatatatatatatatatatatatatatatatatatatatatagagagagagagagagagagagagagagagaggaaagtaCAATAACTTAAGAAGATCAAATCAGCAACATATTCCAGCTTCTACTGATCCAATATCTCAACACTCAACAGCTACTTTCATGCCGGAATATCCGGAAAGATACATTTGATCCGGCACATCTTAATCTAAAGCTTCTAAACAGTTGAAGCTCTCCCTAACTTCCTAGATTTTCGAAAGCCAAATCTATTTTGAATCTACTTTAATGCCAGAGAAATCCAATTTGAAACTAAATATTCAAAGTCAATTTCAAAACACTAAGCAATCCAGGATCAACATGCTAATTAATCATGCTTGTATCTATGTACAACAAGTCCGAGAATTCTAATGAGGACCCTTAATTTCTCATAcgattctttttattttcagcTACTTTCCAGTAATCAAATTCATAGACGTTTACTCTCCATTTTCTATATTTCCATCTCTTAATAAATACAAGAACAATAAGCGAACCAATAAATGTCTTCATCTTTTATTCAACCAAGGCTAATAAGCAACCTCTAGACACACAAAGTAAACAGAACATTACAAAACAAACTCTACTGGGTTTAGATGACCCTGCATAGATGAACCATATCTTCTTGCTATCTTACAAGAACAATATCCTTCTAAGCATAAAGAAGGTAGTTTATTGTTTTCCATATTTTAACGACTAAAACCAACAAACACTGGAAAGTACATTTCGTGGTTTTCCCCTAACAACTTGCGATCCACATATGTTCAAAGGCAATCTACTAAAGTCGTTATGAACCAACTAATAGACAGATTCATTGTTCTGCAGTATATTGAACAGCTCTCAAGTCCACAATTTTCAATAAATCAGGCTTTCAACAATACATGACCTCAACATAATCTTAGACCGAAAGGAACCCAAAAGGGTCAGGACATACAGAAAGAGAAGTAAAGTGACAGAGAATTGACAAAGCTGGGAGGTAAGGTCACTCGAAATATACCCAAACAAAATGACATGACACAGTTCTgtttatatctttttttttttaaaagcccCGCAGCCTACCTACATGGTCTACTTATGGTGAGGCTCGTATAAAAAACATGAGCCTTGGTTCACAGCCCAGCATCACCCAGCCACTGACTCACTTCTATCTCACCAAAAACCAAGGACTCATTACTCTACTGCTGCACCACCACCCATTATAAGTATTGGCTGCCCAATGCTCAACATTAAAATCCAAGACCAAATAAATATTCGTCGTGCGTCTGTTTTCACAAGTATTCTCTCTCGGTCTCTCTCCCTTCATCAAATTTGCAGAAATAAATCAACTGTGAACAGATAAAACTATAGGaaagtgttattcacacacccatttttacctctcaAACACCCTTCTTAATTTTTGGCCATTGATCTTCTCTAATTCCTTCGACCCGACTTCAAAAATTgagaggggtgtgtggatagcactaccCAAAACTATGGACGCAAGAAACGGCAGTTTGATGAAAGTAAAAAAACTGAGATTGAAGACCAAaaccacataaaaaaaaagaatagaaacttcTATAATTCTCTCAAAAATGCACCACGTAAAAAATATTAGGCACAATTCGAAACATACTCCATGGATGCGGGTGCCAGCATTGATACGCTGGATCCACAGGGAGCGCATGTCTCGCTTCTTGGTGCGGCGATCCCTGTAAGAATACTGCAAGGCCTTCTCTACCCTCTCTCTGGCAATCCTTATGCAATTCTTGGCCCTTCCCCTGAAGCCCTTGGCTAGCTTGAAAATCTTACCCTTATTCATTGTTCACTCTCCTTCTTTTATCCTATAcattaacacacacacacacagacacatcAGACCACAAAAAATAATCAGCCccataattattaattatttgagAAACCCATTTCTTccaattgaagaacaaagaCAGACAATTAATCACAAACGAAAAATTCCTAATTGCACGAGTGTATCAAGTATAATGGTGTTAATTATTTAAAGATTACAACTTTAAGAGCAAAAATTACTTTTTCCAAAGTAAATTATTGCCAAATGGAATATTTAACATCTCTTCAACAAATTTAAAGAGTTTAAAGGTGATTAAGATTCATAAACCAGATTATCAATTGAGAAAGATGGGTTTTTTCGATTCACCTGAGCTTATCTGAGGTGGGTTCCTTTTTGTATCAACAGCTCCGAGTTGTGCAAAACCTGCCATGAAACCAATCAAAAGGAACAAGCTTTTTACTTTGCAATTAACaatactagaaaaaaaaaaaaaaaaaagaacaaggaagaagaagatgggcaCGCACTGTGGCGGTGGATGGCGAGAGATGACAGACGAACTGGGAGTGGGTCGAGCAGCGGGCAGCGGAGGCGGATGAGATACAATATGGATTGGCAATCTGTAATATTGAGCTAAGAGCATGGGCACTTCTGTCAATCCACACGCTTAACCCGCTAAATGGAGCCCAAGGTAACTGGGTCGTTCTCGAATCACCCGTTTACATTCAAGTTGGCGTCAATTTACATATTGATCAATACGCAAAACGTTTAAAACATATATCCCTCCTGCTAATGGTATTGATTATGCAACGAGTCGAATTCAAACTTGCCATGGTGCAAAAAGGTTCTccttttttcctttcaattaaGCGATATTGCGGAAGAAAGAACGAAACCGATCCATTgctataataaaataaaaataattgatgGACTATGACCCGATCCATGTGAAGCAAACCGGGTAATCTCGGGTATGGTGAAACCGGTGAATACCCTACTTTTGCAAATGGAAAAAGATAAATCCTTAGTTTTGAAACAGTGCTCTTCTCTGAGCTGCTGAAAAATATGCAGCATCTTCTTCCAGTCCGCCTCATAAAGTCTCTGTCTGCTACTTCTTTACCAGGCACCACCTCCACCCTTCACGAACTTGCTTCTACTCACCCCAAAGgtctgcctctctctctctctctctcctactTTGGGTACTGGGTCTGTCACAAATTGCTTTCTCAATAGAAACAAAGctaccagtttttttttttttttcaaccgaATAACAGTGATAATTCATTGATAAGAAAACAAGATTGCAACACGATTACAAGACGGGTGTCAACTGAATACAACCTCTCGAGTGACCAAATCCTTAATCTGGAGGGCTACCAATTTGTTAAAGTTGAAGTGTGTGTTTGAAACTGTGTATTGTATCTAAGTAATGGATGATGGGCAATGAGAAGTAATATGCAAGAAGAAAgcttttgtttgtgtttgtgtgtgtgtgtgtctgtgtgtgtgtgtttatgagTCAAGCTCAAAACCATGTGAATGTTTCTTTACTTGATAATGTGGTTGCTGAAGCAAATCCAATTTGACAGATTGTGAAAATGCCTGCCTAGCCTTCAAATTCTGTTACTTTTGCTCAATCACCAGACCCGATTTCCAAATGCTGCTGAAATTCGTTTGTCGTAGAGATTCTTTTCGGTTTGCTATTTAATGGAGCTTCATATGAAAACTATATTTCCTTTTGCAGTTAGAACTAGAAGGTTATCTGATGACCAATTGCAAGTAATTCCTTTAGATTGCTAAAATGCAAGAAATGGTACTCGATGAACGGGTCTTGATTCTTGGGTGATTGTGCAATCCTTTTCTTTTGATGGTTTGTGGGGAGGgggaggaggggattgctttgACATCTAATGAAAATTGAATGGTTGCATTCATgttcatttctttcttttcattttccattGCAATCTCATGCCTACCCCAAAAGTTGAAAGAGTAAAAGAGATAAAAAGGGGTAGATAAACTTCTACACCTTTCAAGATGACAACTCTACCATGTATAGCCAatagatgatgatgacgatAATTTGATGTGTGGAGAGCGATGATCAGGCTCAGGTTTCTTTTGAATCTTGAAGCTCTATTTTCTTTGTAGAACAATATCTTGTAGCCATTCTAGGGTCTAGGCTAGAGGAAGCCAAAGATGTTTGGTTTCCTTAGAAGTGTGTAactcaatcaaacattcattTGTTTCTGGTGCTAGAAATTCATGCTTTTCTTGAGGAGTGTTCTATCCATTGattaatttcttaaaatttCTTAAAACGTTTTTGTGATTGGGCTGGCCTTGGTAGGTGTTGCGAGGGTTGTACTGAAGAAGGGGAAGACCCAATTATTCAAGGATGGCAGCCCAATGGTCTACAGTGGAGCAGTTGATAGAATAATTGGTAGACCACCTCCCAGGACTGGAGACATTGTGTTGGTAGCTGATGGGGCAGAAAAACCAATAGGATGGGGCATGTACAATTCAGTCTCCATGTTCAGTGTTCGGCTGATGCAACTCGAAGAGGAAGCAACAAGGTAGTACTATTTCTACGAGTCCTTTCTAGTTCTGATTTATCATTACATTCACAGGGATGTTCAAATTGATAACCTTTATGAAACAGGGATTTGTCATGTGCATTGAACATGGAGAAACTGCTTGAGACAAGAATTAATGAAGCTATAGAACTACGTAAGAGTTTGGGACTTCCATCAGTTAGTACAAATGCATTCCGTCTTGTCAATAGTGAAGCAGACAGGTACATGACCTTGAGCAGTAAATTGAGATTTCTGTCAGTGTTTTGTAATTGAGTATGAATGAAGATTCTCCCCTTGTCTTTTGTTAGAAAGGCCAAACCTATTTATGGATGTGTAAAGAACTAAGGACGCACTTAATTATTCAACGTAGCAGTAATAATTCAGCTCCTCCGGGGGTTGAGAATGTGTGGATGTTATGTGGTATGCATGTTAGGATTGAAAGAAACTAGTTATCTTTTGGTAAGATCCCTTtaaattgtaattaaattagGGTAAATGAAACATGTGGGATTTGTATCATTTAATCTGAAATGTTTAGTGTAACTGGTGGCAATACCAGTTGTCTACATTACATGGAATTGTCTGTGGACATACTAGTTCACTAATTTCAGGTCGATGTCCCTTTTTTACCACAG carries:
- the LOC103445927 gene encoding uncharacterized protein, with translation MNKGKIFKLAKGFRGRAKNCIRIARERVEKALQYSYRDRRTKKRDMRSLWIQRINAGTRIHGVNYGNFMHGLMKENIQLNRKVLSELSMHEPHSFKSLVDISRSAFPGNKNAVPAPQKKGLQILV